One segment of Natronosalvus halobius DNA contains the following:
- a CDS encoding DUF460 domain-containing protein — MSTRTNALDAVVFGVDVQSGDVRGDAPSYALVVYDGDEDGLERDVVSHRKLRRLIADIEPAIVATDNMYELAADKDQLIHFLGSLPAGTKLVQVTGDERPESLSRVAKRHGVPYGKEPMKEAEAAARLAAHSVGYEVSAFTDTTEVKVSRGRSTGKGGWSADRYTRRIHGSVKRRAREVESALEDAGLDFEREVREAYGGFANAVFTVDARPQDIPVSNERSGDVRVEIERERRDGIEFRPLAKRRDHVVVGVDPGTTTAVAIVGLQGEVLDVWSSRTNTMADVIEWIVERGRPVIVAADVTPMPETVEKIRRSFNAAGWTPQRDLPVDEKQHRTADEPYDDDHQRDAMAAALYAVDAHEDQFERIARKLPAGIDRGEVTARVVADGETVETVLEDLTEDEESDEEEREHQPRELTAEERRIRDLERQVERLEGHVETLEGRIEDRDDQIEDLEAELAVTRREERRQIRKEREVSRLERKADRLESERDEAREEVDALEEKVERMKTLWKLDHSNFADVSEKKAGLVPVKVIEKFTKGAIRAAEEAYGIAPGDVVYVRDASGAGRSTAELLASFEPRVVLKNGNLSEIADAILFDREIPVGPGDDVAMQEVDELAVARESDVEAVIEDWHDRALERKRDQKAEMVDQLISEHRAGDNEV; from the coding sequence GTGAGTACGCGAACGAACGCACTCGACGCGGTCGTCTTCGGCGTCGACGTTCAGAGCGGTGACGTTCGCGGCGACGCACCCTCCTACGCACTCGTCGTCTACGACGGCGACGAGGACGGCCTCGAGCGAGACGTCGTCTCCCACCGGAAACTGCGCCGCCTGATCGCCGACATCGAGCCAGCCATCGTCGCGACCGACAATATGTACGAACTGGCCGCGGACAAGGATCAGTTGATCCACTTTCTCGGCTCGCTCCCCGCCGGGACCAAACTCGTCCAGGTGACCGGCGACGAACGCCCCGAGTCCCTCTCGCGGGTCGCGAAGCGCCACGGCGTCCCCTACGGCAAGGAGCCCATGAAGGAAGCCGAGGCCGCGGCCCGCCTGGCGGCCCACAGTGTCGGCTACGAGGTGTCGGCCTTTACCGACACCACGGAGGTCAAAGTCTCCAGAGGTCGCTCGACCGGCAAGGGCGGCTGGAGCGCCGACCGCTATACCCGACGGATTCACGGCTCGGTCAAGCGCCGCGCCCGCGAAGTCGAGAGTGCCCTCGAGGACGCCGGCCTCGACTTCGAACGCGAGGTCCGGGAAGCCTACGGCGGGTTCGCCAACGCCGTTTTTACCGTCGATGCCCGCCCCCAGGACATTCCGGTGTCGAACGAGCGCTCGGGCGACGTGCGCGTCGAGATCGAACGGGAGCGACGCGACGGCATCGAGTTTCGCCCGCTCGCGAAGCGCCGCGATCACGTCGTCGTCGGCGTCGACCCCGGGACGACCACCGCGGTCGCCATCGTCGGTCTCCAGGGCGAGGTGCTCGACGTCTGGAGTTCGCGAACGAACACCATGGCCGACGTGATCGAGTGGATCGTCGAGCGCGGCCGCCCGGTGATCGTCGCCGCGGACGTGACGCCGATGCCCGAAACCGTCGAGAAGATCCGCCGGAGCTTCAACGCGGCGGGCTGGACGCCCCAGCGAGACCTGCCGGTCGACGAGAAACAGCACCGCACGGCGGACGAACCCTACGACGACGACCACCAGCGCGACGCGATGGCCGCCGCCCTCTACGCCGTCGACGCCCACGAGGACCAGTTCGAGCGCATCGCCCGCAAACTCCCCGCCGGGATCGATCGCGGCGAGGTGACCGCCCGGGTCGTCGCGGACGGCGAGACCGTCGAGACCGTCCTCGAAGACCTGACCGAGGACGAAGAGAGCGACGAGGAGGAGCGCGAGCACCAGCCTCGAGAGCTGACGGCCGAGGAACGGCGCATCCGCGACCTCGAGCGCCAGGTCGAGCGCCTCGAGGGCCACGTCGAGACCCTCGAGGGTCGGATCGAGGATCGGGACGACCAGATCGAGGACCTCGAGGCGGAACTCGCCGTTACCCGCCGGGAGGAGCGCCGCCAGATCCGCAAGGAGCGGGAAGTGAGTCGACTCGAGCGCAAGGCCGACCGCCTCGAGAGCGAGCGCGACGAGGCCCGCGAGGAGGTCGACGCCCTCGAGGAGAAAGTCGAGCGGATGAAGACCCTCTGGAAGCTCGATCACTCGAACTTCGCGGACGTTTCCGAGAAGAAGGCCGGCCTCGTCCCCGTGAAGGTGATCGAGAAGTTCACGAAGGGGGCGATCAGGGCGGCCGAGGAGGCCTACGGCATCGCGCCCGGCGACGTGGTCTACGTGCGCGACGCCAGCGGCGCGGGGCGCTCGACCGCGGAGCTCCTGGCGAGTTTCGAGCCGCGAGTCGTGCTGAAGAACGGCAACCTCTCGGAGATCGCCGACGCCATCCTCTTCGACCGCGAGATTCCGGTCGGCCCCGGCGACGACGTGGCGATGCAGGAAGTGGACGAGCTGGCCGTGGCCCGCGAATCGGATGTCGAGGCGGTCATCGAGGACTGGCACGACCGGGCGCTCGAACGCAAGCGCGACCAGAAGGCGGAGATGGTCGATCAGCTGATCAGCGAGCACCGGGCGGGCGATAACGAGGTCTGA
- a CDS encoding DUF7470 family protein: MRKNLGPLGILGVILAIAGIALIATQNYLIAGGLALMLIGVALVVKSLVTGVLQSFGMV, translated from the coding sequence ATGCGCAAAAATCTCGGCCCGCTCGGAATCCTCGGCGTGATCCTCGCGATCGCCGGAATCGCCCTGATCGCCACCCAGAATTACCTGATCGCTGGCGGCCTCGCCCTCATGCTCATCGGGGTCGCCCTCGTCGTCAAGTCGCTGGTCACGGGCGTGCTCCAGTCGTTCGGAATGGTTTAG
- a CDS encoding thiol-disulfide oxidoreductase DCC family protein, producing MSAFVNYFDDDTRSTPINLAVVRVLLGSWVLWRMLSLDWDFYGEWPRHFNPPIAYLHQDVFFTLLPYLQWVLAGLLVLFIVGYKTRWSGGLASLLMMHMLAVKSTIYLAGTIESLFACAYMILLFALFCEDDVLSVDTVIRTKDRSIDQLNTFLKEGSDETHRARALKWGLLTVGLLYLGSAWGKFMNGPIDIWLSGADLQRDILRNQEMTGMVRPLAQPILEYDALAWIGFLGTGLVQASLIVVVLLGLPITLSALGLIGFHLSVVATLGLYFIDMILVLSLFAAWDVAYRWLAADADDRVTLVYDERCYFCARSLYLFKHLDVNDSVRFRSQSDAPRELVDRDGVDLDEEMYLFRDGEAYGGYEAFRQLFKQFRVFAPIVLLMALPPVRMVGNRVYAYIARNRSRHFVCSIDAEQS from the coding sequence ATGAGCGCGTTCGTCAACTACTTCGACGACGACACCCGATCGACCCCGATCAACCTCGCCGTCGTTCGCGTGCTCCTCGGATCGTGGGTGCTCTGGCGAATGCTCTCGCTCGACTGGGACTTCTACGGCGAGTGGCCCCGGCACTTCAACCCGCCAATCGCCTACCTCCATCAGGACGTCTTCTTCACCCTGCTGCCGTACCTGCAGTGGGTCCTCGCAGGGTTGCTGGTCCTGTTCATCGTCGGGTACAAGACCCGGTGGTCGGGCGGTCTCGCCAGCCTCCTGATGATGCACATGCTGGCAGTCAAGTCGACCATCTACCTCGCGGGGACCATCGAGTCGCTGTTCGCCTGTGCGTACATGATTCTCCTGTTCGCACTGTTCTGCGAGGACGACGTGCTGTCGGTCGATACCGTGATTCGAACGAAAGACAGGTCGATCGATCAATTAAATACGTTCCTGAAAGAAGGGAGTGACGAAACGCATCGGGCGCGCGCCCTGAAGTGGGGGTTGCTCACCGTCGGCCTGCTCTACCTCGGGTCCGCCTGGGGCAAGTTCATGAACGGGCCGATCGACATCTGGCTCTCCGGCGCCGACCTTCAACGGGACATCCTGCGCAACCAGGAGATGACCGGTATGGTACGGCCGCTCGCCCAGCCCATCCTCGAGTACGACGCGCTGGCCTGGATCGGTTTCCTCGGTACCGGCCTGGTCCAGGCGTCGCTCATCGTCGTGGTTCTGCTGGGGCTGCCGATCACGCTGTCCGCGCTCGGCCTGATTGGGTTCCACCTCTCCGTAGTCGCGACGCTGGGCCTGTACTTCATCGACATGATCCTCGTCCTCTCGCTGTTCGCCGCCTGGGACGTGGCCTACCGCTGGCTCGCCGCGGATGCGGACGACCGCGTCACGCTGGTCTACGACGAGCGCTGTTACTTCTGCGCCCGGAGCCTCTATCTCTTCAAGCACCTCGACGTCAACGACTCGGTTCGGTTTCGCTCGCAGTCGGACGCGCCGCGAGAACTCGTCGACCGCGACGGCGTCGACCTCGACGAAGAGATGTACCTGTTCCGCGACGGTGAGGCCTACGGCGGCTACGAGGCATTCCGCCAGCTGTTCAAGCAGTTCCGGGTCTTTGCCCCGATCGTCCTCCTGATGGCGCTCCCGCCGGTCAGGATGGTCGGCAACCGCGTGTACGCCTACATCGCGCGCAACCGGAGTCGCCACTTCGTCTGCAGCATCGACGCCGAGCAGTCCTGA
- a CDS encoding DUF7282 domain-containing protein — protein MSSNLTLGTAKLLLALLVAIAVVLAAGLAVGQAPALFGVEEEPEASITFPDQTTNGSGVEVESVTLSDGGFIVITNSAGETVAVSDRLDSGSHENVTIEQTDEDGGDLVGQLTATVHQDTADEGTYTFEESDGQEDRPYTENDLPVSDTASVTLSEREGDTPTDSFQVESLSLPTTATTNETVTVEAEIRNPRDVENRQRVEIRVDGEVLERKIIALEAEETTTVSFELETARLDPGDRTIGIYTTDHGQLDTLTIQYDTPPELALLEANESTATVNVTLPEDGFLTVENESQAVRGISENLSAGTHENVTLEFEAEGDETLFVVLYSGEPDEYDEEEGFPNADAIVIDGDRIRAALPSDDDQIQEG, from the coding sequence ATGAGTTCGAACCTCACCCTCGGAACGGCCAAACTGCTGCTCGCGTTACTGGTCGCTATCGCCGTCGTCCTCGCCGCCGGACTCGCCGTCGGCCAGGCGCCGGCGTTGTTCGGCGTCGAAGAGGAACCCGAGGCATCGATCACGTTCCCCGATCAGACGACCAACGGCTCGGGCGTCGAGGTCGAGTCGGTCACGCTCTCAGACGGGGGATTCATCGTCATCACGAACAGCGCCGGCGAGACGGTCGCGGTCTCCGATCGCCTCGATTCCGGCTCACACGAGAACGTCACGATCGAGCAGACCGATGAGGACGGCGGCGACCTCGTCGGGCAACTCACGGCGACGGTCCACCAGGACACGGCGGACGAAGGGACCTACACGTTCGAGGAGAGCGACGGCCAGGAGGATCGTCCGTACACCGAAAACGACCTTCCGGTCTCCGATACCGCGAGCGTCACCCTGAGCGAGCGCGAGGGCGACACCCCAACCGACTCGTTCCAGGTAGAGTCGCTCTCGCTGCCGACGACGGCGACGACCAACGAGACGGTCACCGTAGAGGCTGAAATCCGCAACCCAAGGGACGTCGAGAATCGTCAGCGCGTCGAGATTCGTGTCGATGGCGAGGTACTCGAGCGAAAGATCATCGCTCTCGAGGCCGAGGAGACCACCACCGTCAGCTTCGAACTCGAGACGGCGCGGCTCGACCCCGGAGACCGAACGATCGGCATCTACACGACCGACCACGGCCAACTCGACACGCTCACCATCCAGTACGACACGCCCCCCGAACTCGCGCTACTCGAGGCGAACGAGTCGACGGCGACCGTCAACGTCACGCTTCCCGAAGACGGGTTCCTGACCGTCGAAAACGAGTCGCAGGCCGTTCGCGGGATCAGCGAGAACCTCTCCGCTGGGACCCACGAGAACGTCACTCTCGAGTTCGAGGCCGAAGGCGACGAAACCCTGTTCGTCGTGCTCTACTCGGGCGAACCGGACGAGTACGACGAGGAAGAGGGGTTCCCGAACGCCGATGCAATCGTGATCGACGGCGATCGAATTCGGGCAGCGCTCCCGTCGGACGACGACCAGATCCAGGAGGGGTGA
- the rnz gene encoding ribonuclease Z encodes MTLCVTFLGTSGAIPTTGRNPSSLFVAREGEQFLFDAGEGTQRQMMRFGTGFSVSHLFVTHTHGDHVLGIPGLLQTMAFNDREEPLAIHCPRGTRRHLRSLVTLLGNRPSFPVRINEVDGGDVVYRGGDYEVRAFDTDHDTRSVGYALVEDDRKGRFDRERAEELGVPVGPAFSRLHEGEPVELEDGAVVRPEQVVGEPRPGRSLVYTGDTRPTEATLEVADDPDLLIHDATFADDWADRADHTAHSTARQAGRVASRAGAKRLALVHISSRYAGRPTSHLAEAREAFDGDPEVVSIPDDGGSIDVPYPDE; translated from the coding sequence ATGACACTGTGCGTGACGTTCCTGGGGACGAGCGGGGCGATTCCGACGACCGGTCGGAACCCGAGCAGCCTCTTCGTCGCCCGCGAGGGCGAGCAGTTCCTGTTCGACGCCGGCGAGGGGACCCAGCGCCAGATGATGCGCTTTGGGACCGGGTTCTCAGTTTCTCACCTGTTCGTCACGCACACCCACGGCGACCACGTCCTCGGGATTCCAGGCCTCCTCCAGACGATGGCGTTCAACGACCGCGAGGAGCCGCTGGCTATTCACTGCCCGCGTGGGACGCGCCGTCACCTTCGGTCGCTCGTCACCCTCCTCGGCAATCGACCCTCGTTTCCGGTCCGCATCAACGAGGTCGACGGCGGTGACGTCGTCTACCGCGGCGGCGACTACGAGGTACGGGCGTTCGACACCGACCACGACACCCGATCGGTCGGCTACGCGCTGGTCGAGGACGATCGAAAGGGACGCTTCGACCGCGAGCGAGCCGAGGAACTCGGCGTCCCCGTCGGCCCCGCCTTTTCGCGACTCCACGAGGGCGAGCCGGTCGAACTCGAGGACGGCGCCGTCGTCCGGCCCGAACAGGTCGTCGGCGAGCCACGTCCTGGTCGGTCGCTCGTCTACACGGGCGACACGCGCCCCACCGAGGCGACCCTCGAGGTCGCCGACGACCCCGACCTGCTGATTCACGACGCGACGTTCGCCGACGACTGGGCCGACCGGGCCGACCACACGGCTCACTCGACGGCGCGCCAGGCCGGCCGGGTCGCCAGCCGGGCCGGGGCGAAACGGCTCGCGCTGGTCCACATCTCCTCGCGGTACGCCGGCCGACCGACGTCTCACCTCGCAGAGGCCCGCGAGGCGTTCGACGGCGATCCGGAGGTCGTTTCAATTCCCGACGACGGCGGCTCCATCGATGTTCCGTATCCGGACGAGTGA